One Halostella limicola genomic window carries:
- a CDS encoding universal stress protein translates to MRRALVVVDGQESTKELVREAGELAAGVDAELLLLHVTSEEEFADRQESLAQISGFDATYGIGQAEEGATQFAREIGREALPEGVDFEAIGRIGDEVSVILSTAAERECDHVFVQGRQRSPTGKALFGDRAQRVALEFDGPVTVLTA, encoded by the coding sequence ATGCGACGTGCGCTCGTCGTCGTCGACGGTCAGGAATCGACGAAGGAACTCGTCCGCGAGGCCGGGGAACTCGCCGCCGGGGTGGACGCGGAACTGCTGTTGCTACACGTGACCAGCGAGGAGGAGTTCGCCGACCGGCAGGAGTCCCTCGCCCAGATAAGCGGGTTCGACGCCACCTACGGTATCGGGCAGGCGGAGGAGGGTGCGACGCAGTTCGCCCGTGAGATCGGCCGCGAGGCGCTGCCGGAGGGCGTCGACTTCGAGGCGATCGGCCGCATCGGCGACGAGGTGAGCGTGATCCTCTCGACGGCCGCCGAGCGGGAGTGCGACCACGTGTTCGTACAGGGGCGGCAGCGCTCGCCGACCGGAAAGGCCCTGTTCGGCGACCGTGCCCAGCGGGTCGCGCTGGAGTTCGATGGACCGGTGACGGTCCTGACCGCGTAG